From Oreochromis aureus strain Israel breed Guangdong linkage group 4, ZZ_aureus, whole genome shotgun sequence, a single genomic window includes:
- the mief1 gene encoding mitochondrial dynamics protein MID51, whose product MAGVNGDRKGKKDDNGIGTAIDFMLSNAKLVLGVGGAAMLGIATLAVKRMYDRAISAPTSPTKMEQTGKRSWEEPAWMGSSPRVLNHDMKSTVSRSLQSLPTSSHAFEPDCLRRAVGRAAVGKSGATRSDMMRARMRLSLQEHLWEFYQNNVNIPAEEQAMARRAALDICAELRVFLHAKLPDMPLREMYLSGSLYDDLQVVTADHAQLMVPLVLEKNLWSSIPGEDTIMNVPGFWLVRRENLEYFPRSSSYWDRCMVGGYLSPKSVLEVFEKLVAGSINWPAIGSVLDYIIRPVVPAETLTLEVQYETDRKLYVDFLPLLVMEDGTSLIAKPHRFAAERHENLWRQSFRVAETARLRALDQEDGGCRCTCLKVAKAVCKLNPALHRLNSSQLTNTILLLSEKEGDWTQEALADRFLQLLRALVGHLEAGKLPCALSPKVNLFCELTDQEVDELGYTLYCALSDPGGLLRTAAAQPPHP is encoded by the exons ATGGCGGGGGTGAACGGAGACCGAAAAGGAAAGAAGGATGATAATGGGATTGGAACAGCTATTGACTTCATGCTTTCGAATGCCAAGCTTGTGCTGGGGGTGGGAGGGGCAGCCATGCTTGGCATTGCAACACTAGCCGTCAAAAGA ATGTATGATCGTGCCATAAGTGCTCCCACCAGCCCCACAAAGATGGAGCAGACAGGAAAGAGAAGCTGGGAGGAGCCTGCCTGGATGGGGTCATCCCCGAGGGTTTTAAACCATGACATGAAGTCCACAGTTAGCAGGTCGCTGCAGTCTCTGCCCACTTCTTCACATGCTTTTGAACCAG ACTGTCTGCGAAGGGCTGTGGGTCGAGCTGCTGTGGGGAAAAGCGGTGCCACTCGGTCAGATATGATGCGGGCCCGGATGCGTCTGTCTTTGCAAGAACACCTGTGGGAATTCTACCAAAATAATGTCAACATCCCTGCTGAGGAGCAGGCCATGGCCAGGAGGGCAGCGCTAGACATCTGTGCTGAGCTCAGAGTGTTTCTTCATGCCAAACTGCCTGACATGCCGCTCAGAGAGATGTACCTCAGTGGCAGTCTGTACGATGACCTTCAG GTTGTAACAGCCGACCACGCCCAGCTCATGGTGCCTCTTGTCTTGGAGAAGAATCTGTGGTCGTCCATCCCCGGAGAGGACACGATCATGAATGTCCCAGGTTTCTGGCTTGTCCGTAGGGAGAATTTGGAATATTTCCCTCGGAGTAGCAGCTATTGGGACCGATGCATGGTCGGAGGTTATCTCTCCCCGAAATCAGTGCTTGAGGTCTTTGAGAAGCTTGTTGCAGGTTCTATTAACTGGCCAGCTATAGGGAGTGTCCTCGACTACATCATCCGTCCCGTGGTTCCCGCCGAAACGCTGACTCTGGAGGTACAGTACGAGACGGACAGGAAGCTGTATGTGGACTTCTTGCCTTTGCTCGTGATGGAGGATGGAACCTCACTGATTGCCAAACCGCACCGGTTTGCTGCAGAGCGCCACGAAAACCTGTGGCGACAGAGCTTCCGCGTGGCCGAGACCGCCCGGCTCAGGGCGCTAGATCAGGAGGATGGCGGCTGCCGATGTACCTGCCTCAAAGTGGCAAAGGCTGTGTGCAAGCTCAACCCTGCCCTTCACAGGCTCAACTCCAGCCAGCTCACTAATACCATCCTGTTGCTCAGCGAAAAAGAAGGTGACTGGACCCAGGAAGCGCTGGCCGACCGCTTCCTTCAGCTGCTACGAGCGCTAGTGGGGCACTTGGAGGCTGGGAAGCTGCCGTGTGCCCTTAGCCCTAAAGTGAACTTGTTTTGTGAGCTGACTGATCAAGAAGTGGATGAGCTAGGGTATACCCTCTACTGTGCACTGTCTGATCCCGGGGGGCTGCTGAGAACTGCTGCAGCACAGCCACCACACCCCTGA
- the LOC120439805 gene encoding uncharacterized protein LOC120439805 translates to MTLLDYPIPDLDVTLQEVSRVLQLTLGPDLYPEFKSTLQQQRELLEEAQQKLATNAAGQENWVTKQFKRGLLSCADPLPISTALPVVLLPSKAKKCNQLSRAAALLWAAAKLYSEPFLLEGNIPMEHTQQGEVFAATRIPGRAQDEIKIFPDSLHAVITCVGGVFPVDILWRPSTGGPVSARSFIDIYNQLAQVMDQPRAGKQNDPSSICNLTALERKTWAARREKILEEGGTALTSLKLMESAILTLCLEDYDAPSELADILNAVRLGGGGHNPSLRYYDKVLNLVVFKNSTAGMVFEHSAVDGMVAGLVTEHVYDLSETVDLNPLHTGTENMTGTVAVNNINSVCPHPLTFPFQGVNTPQQSLNLKTNHPVLTFDISSYPDVFSTLRGHRGLYDAWINFSLQLSMRQTFGEAASNHILVTPSHMRHYKHGRCDPTYSITTHSHQLVGALASCIGPDNAIQYTTDLLQLFHVAFLEHKKLIKNTKSGQGVGPHLAALRQALPSENPLKRFLDPFGCPSVYLTGTDLMEGVECGVGNVYAQDQLAVTYLGKRDKVRIVLNGKGSFALALDKLQQNLKMNLKLLMLLAVRYAIASEMGALECLLQQGQREKLNGDKTHYPESTDKSTAGSTPGMSPDYTLVIHGGAGEEIMLNSQVIGVIEFALQTALTLGSQVLQQGGSSLDAVQRSVEALEDCFLFNAGKGSVLNKNGKNEMEATIVDGSTKKSGSVACVQSLKNPIKAARCVMDESSHALIVGDGVEEFLEELEEKQKLVGPEYFYTDVRHRELTAKLSSGKNSKNNHPQTVGAVALDRWNGLAAATSTGGLVGKLKGRVGDTAVVGAGIYADDKLAITCSGDGDVFLRNTVAQKIASLYHHKGHSLREACREVIAEDLKGICAGIIAVDAKGDAVIETNAGVIFVASMIRDISRVEVLRPLIDPPNVIWETDELVAYLNPKPWIPGATILTRKTLSGASSIFHLATADFVAMLQGARVVSNLLCERLGVQRCALVFNPTPGQPAQIRLLPLHGLEPKWQPHLASEEEFHAYNPGYCTSKSGPRWDDEALARVQDKIRSALPTPNAPFCFDFLGDLSNDNLFSRIVRGEQQQWRVWEDTEYVAFLTPYPNSPGLTVVVPRKPLSSDIFKLKEPDYTALILATYKVARLLEEGMKAPSVALIFEGFEIDYAHAKLIPLLPSPDGTKPAELQTECFQSYPGYVSSLNGPPADSETLKTIHLKITQCKPARSWTDPESHSMAAIKSQWYRNLFKIQNTLFHSTVEYFNSSCQYSYALTPLTTDTISSPMGLGSDSEPVSVNLLGQGVYLADSMQFVLEYFLRFQENLPGTYYISPSFRGEDPDATHLNQFYHVECELLGDMDKAMSIAEGYLVHLTKSMLKKHSDIILNTAGTLTHVTTLLSKLEGKTGLSRVPLDQAIPMMPSADCLEWVQDGQPNFGRKLTRKGERVLIEKYGGAVWLTEMDHLGVPFYQAYVEGTGQHKAKAADLLLGLGETVGLGERHSTAEMVQEALRHHGVSEQSYKWYINMRQVKPLLTSGWGMGTERYLCWLLQHDDIRDIHIIPRMKGVKYMP, encoded by the exons ATCTTCCCCGACAGCCTCCATGCTGTCATTACCTGTGTTGGAGGAGTGTTCCCCGTTGACATACTGTGGCGACCGAGCACTGGTGGGCCAGTTTCTGCGCGGTCATTTATTGACATCTATAACCAACTTGCTCAGGTAATGGATCAACCCAGGGCAGGGAAACAAAATGATCCTTCATCCATTTGCAACCTCACAGCTCTGGAGCGTAAGACCTGGGCTGCGAGAAGGGAAAAGATCCTTGAGGAAGGAGGAACAGCACTGACATCACTGAAGCTGATGGAGAGTGCTATACTTACGCTCTGTCTGGAAGACTATGATGCACCCTCTGAACTGGCTGATATCCTCAATGCAGTgaggctgggaggaggaggacacAATCCATCTCTGAGATACTATGACAAG GTGTTGAACCTGGTTGTGTTCAAAAACAGCACAGCTGGAATGGTGTTTGAGCACAGTGCTGTGGATGGGATGGTGGCTGGGCTTGTGACTGAACATGTGTATGATCTGTCGGAGACTGTTGACTTAAACCCACTGCATACTGGCACTGAAAACATGACTGGGACTGTTGCAGTAAACAATATTAATTCTGTTTGTCCCCATCCTCTAACATTCCCTTTCCAGGGTGTAAATACCCCCCAACAGAGcctcaatttaaaaacaaaccaccCAGTTCTCACCTTTGACATCTCCTCCTATCCTGATGTCTTCTCTACTCTCAGAGGGCACAGGGGTCTATATGATGCCTGGATCAACTTCTCTTTGCAGCTTTCCATGAGGCAGACCTTTGGGGAAGCTGCTTCAAATCACATACTTGTCACACCTTCCCATATGCGCCACTACAAACATGGTCGTTGTGATCCTACATACTCAATCACCACGCATTCTCATCAGTTAGTAGGTGCCCTGGCATCCTGCATTGGTCCAGATAATGCCATCCAATACACTACTGACCTACTGCAGTTGTTCCATGTTGCATTTCTGGAACATAAGAAGCTAAtaaaaaacaccaaaagtgGTCAAGGTGTTGGCCCCCACCTAGCTGCTCTGCGCCAAGCTTTGCCATCTGAAAATCCCTTGAAGAGGTTCCTGGACCCCTTTGGGTGTCCGTCTGTGTATCTGACAGGTACAGATCTCATGGAAGGAGTAGAGTGCGGGGTAGGAAATGTCTATGCTCAAGATCAGTTGGCTGTAACCTACCTTGGGAAGAGGGACAAGGTTCGCATTGTGCTTAATGGGAAAGGTAGCTTTGCTCTTGCACTAGACAAGCTCCAACAAAACCTCAAGATGAACCTGAAGTTATTGATGCTTCTAGCTGTTAGATATGCCATTGCAAGTGAAATGGGAGCCCTTGAGTGTCTACTTCAGCAGGGTCAAAGAGAGAAACTTAATGGAGACAAAACTCATTATCCAGAGAGTACAGACAAAAGCACTGCTGGTAGTACCCCTGGCATGAGTCCAGACTACACTCTAGTGATTCATGGGGGTGCTGGAGAAGAGATAATGCTGAACTCCCAAGTAATAGGGGTCATTGAGTTTGCTCTACAAACAGCCTTAACTCTTGGATCCCAAGTGCTTCAACAAGGTGGCAGTAGTCTGGATGCAGTTCAGAGGTCAGTGGAAGCTCTTGAAGACTGCTTTCTGTTCAATGCAGGTAAAGGTTCTGTATTGaacaaaaatggcaaaaatgaaATGGAAGCAACCATTGTGGATGGCAGTACAAAGAAGTCAGGATCTGTTGCCTGTGTGCAAAGTCTAAAGAACCCAATAAAAGCAGCCAGGTGTGTAATGGATGAAAGCTCACATGCACTGATTGTGGGAGACGGAGTTGAAGAGTTTCTTGAAGAGCTTGAGGAAAAGCAAAAGCTTGTTGGTCCTGAGTATTTCTACACTGATGTACGTCACAGAGAGTTAACTGCAAAACTCAGTAGTGGAAAAAACTCCAAAAACAATCATCCACAGACAGTTGGTGCTGTGGCCTTGGATCGCTGGAATGGATTGGCTGCTGCAACCTCTACAGGCGGGTTGGTAGGAAAGCTGAAAGGGCGAGTTGGGGACACAGCAGTAGTAGGAGCAGGTATATATGCTGATGACAAGTTAGCCATTACCTGCTCTGGAGATGGGGATGTTTTTTTGAGGAACACAGTTGCTCAGAAAATAGCAAGTCTATACCATCATAAAGGCCACAGCCTTAGGGAAGCATGCAGAGAAGTGATAGCTGAAGATCTGAAGGGGATCTGTGCTGGAATCATTGCTGTGGACGCCAAAGGTGATGCCGTCATTGAGACCAATGCTGGTGTGATCTTTGTGGCCTCAATGATTCGTGACATTTCACGAGTAGAGGTCCTCAGACCCCTGATAGATCCTCCTAATGTTATCTGGGAAACAGATGAGCTTGTTGCTTACCTGAATCCCAAACCCTGGATCCCTGGAGCAACAATTCTGACTAGAAAAACTCTTAGTGGGGCAAGCAGCATCTTCCACTTAGCTACAGCTGATTTTGTTGCTATGCTACAAGGAGCACGAGTTGTCTCAAACTTGCTATGTGAGCGACTGGGAGTGCAACGTTGTGCCTTGGTATTCAATCCAACTCCTGGTCAGCCAGCACAAATCAGACTCCTCCCTCTTCATGGCTTAGAGCCAAAATGGCAGCCCCATCTTGCTAGTGAAGAAGAGTTCCACGCTTATAATCCTGGCTATTGCACCTCAAAAAGTGGTCCACGCTGGGATGATGAAGCACTGGCTCGGGTTCAAGATAAGATTAGAAGTGCACTGCCAACACCAAATGCACCtttttgctttgattttttGGGAGACCTATCTAATGACAACCTGTTCAGTCGCATTGTTCGAGGGGAGCAGCAACAGTGGAGAGTGTGGGAAGACACTGAGTATGTTGCCTTCCTGACACCTTATCCAAACAGTCCTGGTCTAACTGTTGTGGTGCCACGCAAACCTCTGTCCAGTGACATCTTCAAACTGAAGGAACCTGACTACACAGCACTGATCTTGGCCACTTACAAAGTTGCCCGACTGCTGGAAGAGGGGATGAAAGCTCCAAGTGTTGCACTGATCTTTGAGGGATTTGAGATCGACTATGCTCATGCCAAGTTGATCCCTCTGTTACCTTCACCAGATGGCACTAAACCTGCTGAGCTGCAAACAGAATGCTTCCAAAGCTACCCTGGATATGTTTCATCACTGAATGGCCCACCCGCTGACTCTGAAACCCTCAAAACCATCCACTTGAAAATTACCCAGTGCAAGCCTGCTCGTTCCTGGACAGATCCTGAGTCTCACTCCATGGCAGCCATCAAGAGCCAGTGGTATCGAAACCTTTTTAAGATCCAGAACACTCTTTTCCACAGCACAGTGGAATACTTCAACAGTTCCTGCCAGTACTCATATGCTCTGACACCTCTCACCACTGACACCATCTCCTCACCAATGGGCCTGGGTTCTGACTCAGAGCCAGTTTCTGTCAATCTGCTGGGCCAGGGTGTGTACCTTGCTGACTCAATGCAATTTGTACTGGAATACTTCCTTCGCTTCCAGGAAAACCTGCCAGGGACCTACTACATATCTCCCAGCTTCAGAGGGGAAGATCCTGATGCCACACACTTGAACCAGTTCTATCATGTGGAGTGTGAACTGCTGGGTGACATGGACAAAGCAATGTCCATAGCAGAGGGATACTTGGTTCATCTCACCAAGTCCATGTTGAAGAAACACTCAGATATAATCCTGAACACTGCTGGGACCCTTACACATGTCACAACTCTGCTCAGTAAGCTGGAGGGAAAAACCGGACTTTCAAGAGTACCTCTAGACCAGGCCATCCCCATGATGCCCTCTGCTGACTGTTTAGAGTGGGTCCAAGATGGTCAGCCCAATTTTGGCAGAAAGTTAACACGTAAAGGAGAGCGGGTTTTAATCGAGAAATATGGTGGAGCTGTTTGGCTGACCGAGATGGACCATCTGGGAGTTCCATTCTACCAAGCATATGTGGAGGGCACTGGGCAACACAAAGCCAAAGCTGCCGACCTTTTGCTGGGGCTGGGTGAGACTGTAGGTCTTGGTGAACGCCATTCAACTGCTGAGATGGTGCAAGAGGCTCTGAGGCATCATGGAGTGTCAGAGCAATCTTATAAATGGTACATTAACATGCGCCAAGTGAAACCACTCCTCACCAGTGGATGGGGTATGGGGACTGAGCGCTACTTGTGTTGGTTGCTCCAGCATGATGATATCAGGGATATACATATCATCCCCAGGATGAAAGGGGTTAAGTACATGCCTTGA